One segment of Rhodopirellula baltica SH 1 DNA contains the following:
- a CDS encoding RimK family alpha-L-glutamate ligase: MKLAILSCSPRCYSTRRLVEAAEQRGIKAKVLNTLKFAIDLAEGEPDLYYRSKQLSDYDGVLPRIGASITYFGTAVVRQFEQMDVFCANSSAGISNSRDKLRSLQILSRHQIGIPKTTFVRDRKDILPAIERVGGSPVIIKLLEGTQGVGVILAENVKVAEAIIETLQSTKQNVLVQQFVAESRGKDIRAFVIGDRVVAAMRRVAVGNEFRSNVHRGGQTEAVVLDETYAETAVRAAQIMGLRVAGVDMLEGTNGPQVMEVNSSPGLEGIESATKLDIAGAIIDYMSAQVDFPEVDVRQRLTVSRGYGVTELHVRDGSDYVGKTIDESGLPELDINVLTLYRGTTVIPNPRLKRTLEPHDRLLCFGKLEAMRGMVPEKVRKQRRPKIKRLPDSAATIHAESSRDD; encoded by the coding sequence TTGAAACTTGCCATCCTGTCATGTTCGCCACGTTGTTACAGCACACGACGATTGGTGGAAGCTGCCGAACAACGCGGCATCAAAGCCAAAGTTCTCAACACGCTGAAGTTCGCTATCGACTTGGCCGAAGGTGAACCCGATCTGTACTATCGCAGCAAGCAGCTCAGCGACTACGACGGCGTGCTTCCTCGTATCGGTGCATCGATCACTTACTTCGGTACCGCCGTCGTCCGGCAATTCGAGCAAATGGATGTGTTCTGTGCCAACTCGTCGGCCGGCATCAGCAATTCGCGGGACAAGCTTCGTAGTTTGCAAATTCTGTCCCGACATCAAATTGGAATCCCGAAGACGACGTTCGTTCGCGATCGCAAAGACATTCTTCCCGCAATCGAGCGTGTGGGTGGATCTCCGGTGATCATTAAATTGCTGGAAGGAACCCAAGGTGTCGGTGTGATTCTGGCCGAAAACGTCAAGGTCGCCGAAGCAATCATCGAGACACTGCAAAGCACGAAACAGAACGTTCTGGTTCAACAGTTTGTCGCCGAAAGCCGCGGCAAAGACATTCGGGCATTTGTGATCGGCGATCGCGTCGTCGCCGCGATGCGTCGTGTTGCCGTTGGCAACGAGTTCCGCAGCAATGTTCACCGTGGCGGTCAAACCGAAGCCGTGGTTTTGGATGAAACCTACGCCGAAACTGCGGTCCGGGCTGCTCAAATCATGGGCCTGCGAGTTGCCGGCGTCGACATGCTCGAGGGGACCAATGGTCCGCAGGTAATGGAAGTCAATTCTTCACCGGGTTTGGAAGGCATTGAATCGGCAACCAAGCTCGATATCGCGGGAGCGATCATTGATTACATGTCCGCCCAGGTCGACTTCCCCGAAGTCGATGTTCGCCAGCGTTTGACCGTCAGCCGCGGATACGGCGTGACTGAACTGCACGTCCGCGATGGATCGGACTACGTCGGCAAAACCATTGACGAATCCGGTTTGCCAGAATTGGACATCAACGTGCTGACGCTCTACCGGGGCACGACGGTGATCCCGAACCCGCGATTGAAACGCACGCTGGAACCGCATGATCGATTGCTGTGCTTCGGAAAATTGGAAGCGATGCGGGGAATGGTTCCGGAAAAAGTTCGGAAACAGCGTCGCCCCAAGATCAAACGGCTACCCGATTCGGCAGCGACCATTCACGCCGAATCGTCTCGCGACGATTGA
- a CDS encoding ABC transporter substrate-binding protein yields MQFPSHPKAQKNSQLSTGDPLFATPSSADVAHHAQTPSNQQGVIGTTSSGASRGQLLANLSRRSFCLVSVATLLVCAGCQPPADTSANTGEKELHFAVIPKGTTHIFWQSVKHGAEQAGEEIGAKITFRGPSKENDRDEQINVVQGFLNARVDGILLAPLDADALVRPVKEASRAGVPVVIFDSGLNTDPGDFVSYVATDNFEGGKLAGEAMANALGEKGGDVILLRYEQGSESTHQREEGFLYSIAEYSNIRVLSSDQYAGTTTESAIDKAQALLNRFGDEADGICTVCEPTAEGALRALRERKLAGKVKLVTFDSSDSLRESLSAGEVNAIVLQDPVAMGYQAVKTMAAHLRGETPEQFIDTGVFVATAKNQDDENIARLLRPAVSGE; encoded by the coding sequence ATGCAGTTCCCATCACATCCCAAAGCGCAGAAAAATTCACAGCTTTCTACGGGTGATCCCTTATTTGCGACACCATCCTCCGCTGACGTTGCCCATCACGCTCAAACGCCATCGAACCAACAGGGCGTGATTGGCACCACAAGCTCAGGAGCTTCGCGTGGTCAATTGCTAGCAAACCTCTCTCGCCGTTCATTCTGTTTGGTATCGGTCGCCACGTTGCTGGTTTGCGCTGGTTGCCAGCCTCCGGCGGACACCTCAGCTAACACTGGTGAGAAGGAACTGCACTTCGCAGTCATCCCGAAAGGCACCACTCATATCTTTTGGCAGTCCGTCAAACATGGTGCCGAACAAGCCGGCGAAGAGATTGGTGCGAAGATCACTTTTCGTGGACCATCGAAAGAGAACGACCGCGATGAGCAAATCAATGTCGTCCAAGGATTCTTGAATGCTCGCGTTGATGGGATCTTGCTCGCTCCCTTGGACGCGGACGCATTGGTTCGCCCGGTGAAAGAAGCGAGCCGAGCGGGTGTGCCCGTTGTGATTTTTGACAGCGGACTGAACACCGACCCAGGCGATTTCGTTTCTTACGTCGCAACCGACAACTTCGAGGGCGGCAAGTTGGCTGGCGAGGCAATGGCAAACGCCTTGGGGGAAAAGGGTGGCGACGTGATCTTGCTCAGGTATGAACAAGGCAGCGAAAGCACCCATCAACGCGAAGAAGGCTTCCTGTATTCGATCGCCGAGTACTCGAACATCCGGGTTCTAAGCAGTGACCAGTACGCAGGCACCACCACGGAATCCGCCATCGACAAGGCCCAGGCTTTGCTAAACCGGTTTGGCGACGAAGCCGATGGAATCTGCACCGTCTGTGAACCAACTGCCGAAGGAGCTCTGCGGGCTCTCCGTGAAAGGAAACTAGCCGGCAAGGTCAAACTGGTCACGTTCGACAGCAGCGACTCGCTAAGAGAATCACTGTCGGCCGGCGAAGTGAATGCGATCGTGCTGCAGGATCCTGTCGCGATGGGCTACCAAGCGGTCAAAACGATGGCCGCTCATCTGCGTGGCGAGACGCCGGAACAGTTCATTGACACGGGAGTTTTTGTCGCGACGGCAAAGAACCAAGACGACGAAAACATCGCTCGACTCCTCCGCCCGGCGGTCTCGGGAGAGTGA
- a CDS encoding DEAD/DEAH box helicase, whose protein sequence is MNANSPSTPESLPPRPATVEPDLDRDTLAEEYFELLAYEPYPVQEEALLAYFTGNTQRTEGGPAAQHGVLVCAPTGTGKTLIAEAAVYEALRTGKRMYYTTPLIALTDQKLDELRESAVRWGFSPDQVGLVTGNRSVNPDAPVLVVVAEILLNRLLNPEAFEFDDVTCVVMDEFHSFNDYERGVVWELTLGLLPKHVRTLLLSATVGNSMAFTSWLRNAHGRNLQLVQGTERKVPLQYEWVEDDLLNEFCEKISAGDDEERRTPALLFCFSRSMCWTNAEMLKGKSLIDKARQKELSDILNASDFTNGVGPKLKQILMRGVGVHHAGILPRYRRIVEELFQKKLLSICVCTETLAAGINLPARSVVLPSLLKGPRDKKKLVDIASAQQIFGRAGRPQFDDRGYVFALAHEDDVKINRWRQKYDSIPEDTKDPGLLKAKKQLKKKMPKRRAGESYWTQTQFEQLQVAKSADLSSRGKVPWRLLAYLLSKDQNVQPIRELVGRRLMTPSQIDVAQKDLNRMLITMWSGGYIELQPPPRIAPERKPTPKGTKPGQPKPGANEPEPVATGGLFGELLDEMRAAEPEAKPEQSAEENQTVDDAEALAKRGYELEDYRPETAKPTVRLERLVQLKSVNPLFGVFMADQLADADEQERIAALESMLEVPGSVAKFARMPSYDIIPPGALAQNRLDALLLQRGLATMEELGGGKEEEEEEVKDRGFGRVMFEEPRVWPLTIGEKLLRLFRDEFPKVDDVRVRPVWIVGELLEFGGDFNKYVTARKLQKEEGILFRHCLRMILLCDEMANVPPKGTTVETWEDWLDDIADTLTEACRKIDPQSTDEILSQSESPLTDDLTGGRRNTGSKNTKPLISESAENEEQSTP, encoded by the coding sequence ATGAACGCCAACTCGCCTTCGACACCTGAGTCCCTCCCCCCCCGCCCTGCCACGGTCGAGCCTGATCTCGATCGAGACACGTTGGCGGAGGAGTATTTCGAACTGCTTGCTTACGAGCCGTATCCGGTTCAAGAGGAAGCGTTGCTGGCGTATTTCACGGGGAATACGCAGCGGACCGAAGGCGGGCCAGCCGCTCAGCATGGTGTGCTCGTGTGTGCGCCGACCGGAACCGGAAAAACGTTGATCGCCGAGGCTGCGGTCTATGAAGCGTTGCGCACCGGCAAACGGATGTACTACACGACGCCCTTGATCGCTCTGACCGATCAAAAGCTCGACGAACTCAGAGAGTCGGCCGTGCGGTGGGGATTCTCGCCGGACCAAGTCGGTTTGGTGACCGGCAACCGCAGCGTCAATCCAGACGCTCCAGTTTTAGTTGTCGTCGCCGAGATTCTGCTGAATCGTTTGCTCAATCCTGAAGCGTTTGAATTCGATGATGTCACTTGCGTGGTGATGGACGAATTCCACTCGTTCAATGATTACGAACGCGGCGTGGTTTGGGAGCTCACGCTCGGGCTGTTACCCAAGCATGTTCGAACGTTGCTATTGAGTGCGACGGTTGGCAACTCGATGGCATTCACAAGTTGGTTGCGAAACGCCCACGGTCGAAATCTACAGTTGGTGCAAGGCACCGAACGAAAGGTCCCGCTTCAGTACGAGTGGGTGGAAGACGACCTGCTGAACGAATTTTGCGAGAAGATCTCAGCGGGTGATGATGAGGAACGGCGGACTCCGGCACTGTTGTTTTGTTTCAGTCGATCGATGTGCTGGACCAATGCGGAAATGCTCAAAGGCAAATCGCTGATCGACAAAGCACGTCAGAAAGAATTGTCCGATATTCTGAATGCATCTGACTTCACAAATGGAGTTGGGCCCAAGCTCAAGCAAATTTTGATGCGAGGTGTTGGAGTTCACCACGCCGGGATTTTGCCTCGCTATCGCCGCATTGTCGAAGAGTTGTTTCAGAAGAAGCTGCTCAGTATTTGTGTTTGCACTGAAACGCTCGCGGCAGGAATCAACTTGCCAGCTCGTAGCGTGGTTTTGCCGAGTCTGCTGAAGGGGCCTCGCGACAAAAAGAAGTTGGTGGACATCGCATCGGCGCAGCAGATCTTTGGCCGTGCCGGTCGGCCTCAGTTTGATGATCGAGGTTACGTTTTCGCCTTGGCCCATGAGGATGACGTCAAAATCAATCGATGGCGGCAAAAATACGATTCCATTCCGGAGGACACCAAGGACCCGGGATTGTTGAAGGCGAAAAAGCAACTGAAGAAGAAAATGCCCAAACGTCGGGCGGGTGAATCGTATTGGACTCAGACACAGTTCGAGCAACTGCAGGTCGCTAAATCGGCGGATCTATCCAGTCGTGGAAAGGTTCCCTGGAGATTGCTTGCTTACTTATTGTCGAAAGATCAAAACGTTCAGCCGATACGGGAGTTGGTGGGGCGCCGATTGATGACGCCTTCACAGATCGACGTGGCACAGAAGGATCTCAATCGGATGCTGATCACGATGTGGTCGGGCGGCTATATCGAGTTGCAGCCGCCGCCGCGGATTGCTCCCGAACGAAAGCCCACGCCAAAGGGAACCAAACCTGGGCAGCCAAAACCGGGGGCGAATGAGCCCGAGCCGGTCGCGACCGGCGGATTGTTTGGTGAGTTGTTGGACGAAATGCGGGCGGCGGAACCTGAAGCGAAGCCCGAGCAATCAGCGGAAGAAAACCAGACGGTCGACGACGCGGAAGCTCTCGCCAAACGCGGTTATGAGCTCGAGGACTACCGGCCGGAAACTGCCAAGCCAACTGTGCGGCTGGAGCGGCTGGTTCAGCTAAAAAGTGTCAATCCATTGTTTGGCGTTTTCATGGCGGATCAGTTGGCGGACGCCGATGAACAAGAACGCATCGCGGCACTGGAAAGCATGCTGGAGGTGCCGGGGTCGGTCGCGAAATTTGCCCGCATGCCATCCTACGACATCATCCCGCCAGGAGCCTTGGCTCAAAACCGGTTGGACGCGTTGCTGTTGCAGCGGGGGTTGGCAACGATGGAAGAATTAGGAGGCGGCAAAGAGGAGGAAGAGGAAGAAGTGAAGGACCGTGGGTTTGGACGAGTGATGTTCGAGGAACCTCGGGTGTGGCCGCTCACCATCGGCGAAAAACTACTTCGATTGTTTCGAGATGAATTCCCCAAGGTCGATGACGTGCGGGTTCGCCCGGTCTGGATCGTTGGCGAATTGCTGGAATTCGGCGGTGACTTCAACAAGTACGTCACGGCGAGAAAGCTGCAAAAGGAAGAGGGCATTCTTTTCAGGCATTGCTTGCGGATGATTTTGCTATGCGACGAGATGGCAAATGTGCCTCCCAAGGGAACCACGGTGGAGACGTGGGAGGATTGGTTGGATGACATCGCAGACACGTTGACGGAAGCATGCCGGAAGATTGACCCGCAAAGCACAGATGAAATACTGAGTCAATCCGAGTCGCCCCTGACGGATGATTTGACCGGTGGTCGCCGCAACACCGGCAGCAAAAACACCAAGCCATTGATCAGCGAATCAGCTGAGAATGAGGAACAATCGACACCATGA
- a CDS encoding ABC transporter substrate-binding protein, with translation MSTALSGPAAELGINMRHGILAAFDEAKAKNHLPSKTLKLIALDDGYEPARTAPNMHRLTDEHEVLAVVGNVGTPTAITAIPIAQQTKTPFFGAFTGASALRKTESVEFVINYRASYAEETAAMVDALVAKGIKPEEIGFFTQNDSYGDDGFFGGLAAIRRHQSVKVSSLPHGRYRRNTSQVEDGLADLLMHQPLPKAVIMVGTYEPCSKLIRMARMNNFNPQFLAVSFVGADALQRSLGDLANGIVATQVVPHFDSDLPLVREYRDAMRDYDPELPLSFVSLEGYIVGRILVKAVTSIKGEISRSSIAAALEQLGQFDIGLGAPLTLGPNDHQASSKVWPVLIGADGSQSLAWEELLSE, from the coding sequence ATGTCGACCGCATTGAGCGGACCGGCTGCGGAACTTGGCATCAATATGCGGCATGGAATCTTGGCCGCGTTTGATGAGGCGAAGGCAAAAAACCATCTTCCGTCCAAAACGCTGAAGCTCATCGCACTCGACGATGGATACGAACCGGCGCGCACAGCTCCGAATATGCATCGACTGACCGATGAGCACGAGGTGCTGGCAGTCGTCGGTAATGTCGGAACCCCCACCGCCATCACCGCCATCCCAATCGCGCAGCAGACAAAGACACCATTCTTTGGTGCGTTCACGGGAGCCAGCGCATTGAGAAAAACAGAGTCGGTCGAGTTCGTCATCAACTACCGAGCCAGCTACGCAGAAGAGACCGCTGCGATGGTTGACGCCTTGGTCGCAAAAGGCATCAAGCCTGAAGAGATTGGGTTCTTCACTCAAAACGACAGTTACGGCGACGACGGATTCTTTGGAGGATTGGCCGCGATACGACGACATCAATCCGTCAAAGTCTCCAGCCTTCCGCACGGTCGCTATCGTCGCAACACATCTCAAGTCGAAGACGGACTCGCTGATCTGTTGATGCACCAGCCTTTGCCAAAAGCGGTCATCATGGTCGGGACGTACGAACCCTGCTCGAAGCTGATTCGCATGGCACGCATGAACAATTTCAATCCTCAGTTTCTAGCGGTCTCGTTCGTGGGCGCTGATGCTCTGCAACGATCGCTCGGCGACCTGGCCAATGGAATTGTCGCGACCCAAGTGGTTCCTCATTTCGATAGTGATCTGCCGCTGGTCCGCGAATACCGCGACGCGATGCGAGATTACGATCCCGAACTTCCGTTGTCGTTTGTGTCGTTGGAGGGTTACATCGTCGGACGAATCTTGGTCAAGGCGGTCACCTCGATCAAAGGAGAAATCAGTCGCTCGTCCATCGCGGCCGCTTTGGAACAACTCGGACAATTTGACATTGGCTTGGGCGCACCGTTGACACTGGGTCCCAATGACCATCAAGCCAGCAGCAAGGTTTGGCCCGTTCTGATCGGCGCCGACGGTAGCCAGTCACTCGCATGGGAGGAACTCCTGAGTGAGTAA
- the lpxK gene encoding tetraacyldisaccharide 4'-kinase: MSWDYRPLLSGQSRDPFSSMARGALWCASGFYNVAARHRRRQYDSGNREICNAGVPVISVGNLTTGGTGKTPVVADLCRRLRAMDFRVTIISRGYGASDGRMNDEAMELQERLPDVPHVQHPDRVEAARIAVEELAAEVLVMDDGFQHRRLQRDLDIVVIDATCPFGYGHVLPRGTLREPLDSVTRADWVLITRVDQVDPEEVLAIRSTIAQHAPDCPVLETEHRPSTIQSSVGDWEAIEVLIDQPVALVSAIGNPDAFEQTVLDCGAIVVDHLRLPDHDSYERATREKLRSWVTKLKGGPQPPQRLLCTHKDAVKLATDSIAGVPLGYMPIELAYRTSEEPLQLRLELLMGGSVENQSSRDDSA; this comes from the coding sequence ATGAGTTGGGACTATCGACCGCTGCTGAGCGGCCAATCTCGAGATCCTTTTTCGTCCATGGCTCGCGGGGCTTTGTGGTGTGCCAGTGGATTCTACAACGTCGCCGCTCGACACCGTCGTCGCCAGTACGACAGCGGCAATCGTGAAATCTGCAACGCTGGGGTTCCAGTCATCAGCGTCGGCAACCTGACGACTGGCGGGACGGGAAAGACGCCAGTCGTCGCAGATTTGTGCCGTCGCCTTCGTGCAATGGACTTTCGCGTGACGATCATCAGTCGTGGCTACGGTGCCAGCGATGGCCGAATGAACGATGAGGCGATGGAGCTTCAAGAACGCCTGCCCGATGTGCCACACGTGCAGCATCCCGACCGCGTCGAAGCCGCTCGCATCGCGGTGGAAGAGTTGGCTGCGGAAGTCTTGGTCATGGACGATGGGTTTCAACACCGACGTCTACAAAGAGATTTGGACATCGTTGTCATCGATGCGACTTGCCCGTTTGGATACGGCCACGTTTTACCTCGTGGGACATTGCGTGAACCTCTCGACAGTGTCACTCGTGCGGATTGGGTTTTGATCACTCGGGTCGATCAAGTCGATCCTGAAGAAGTCCTGGCGATACGGTCGACGATCGCTCAACATGCTCCCGACTGCCCCGTGCTCGAAACCGAGCACCGCCCGTCGACGATTCAAAGTTCGGTTGGAGATTGGGAAGCAATTGAGGTCTTGATTGATCAACCAGTCGCATTGGTTTCAGCCATTGGCAATCCCGATGCGTTTGAGCAAACCGTTTTGGATTGCGGTGCGATCGTGGTCGATCATCTTCGACTGCCCGACCATGATTCATACGAGCGAGCGACTCGCGAAAAATTGCGTTCTTGGGTCACCAAGTTGAAAGGCGGCCCGCAACCGCCGCAACGTTTGCTGTGCACACACAAGGACGCTGTGAAATTGGCGACGGATTCCATCGCCGGCGTGCCTTTGGGCTACATGCCCATCGAACTCGCTTATCGCACTTCCGAAGAACCGCTTCAATTGCGGTTGGAACTGTTGATGGGTGGCTCGGTGGAAAATCAATCGTCGCGAGACGATTCGGCGTGA
- a CDS encoding PAS domain-containing sensor histidine kinase, with translation MRWLSATAVCSGILFFVIATALLNWHEDSRAKANAIEAQVNDARLAMSRATVSRNNEATELLSESNDSGTDDTDHRQDNWQEELSLVQNTCDSLNTSLCLTGEERLQITTEPLKDWSVKAEAWKSRHAYLTATAQRRFAELDSTLADLLQTADKQRGIQRLRLALGLRSHLSENPKPIAEILKDCAGSTLTNQLSGDIKQLRFHLSQLMTTPNVDQLADMGENQIRPLLLRLKAATEELGKLDVVERIEATIFNPLSNRVADDATMDNQNLQSPGLLALQFALAESRSERQRLSELATEHANVLDQQRSKLAIAGMVLKNQYTESFARALRTVWGINLASGAILGLVFLILTRKVSQDIAVQVDAIDKTATDLANEQLFLGSVLSNLPIPLYWKDKAGVYQGCSRSFAEWMGLSSEADIVGKTDVELPWKTETREHKNVLEESIMYFGIPIKNQEMAKQRSDGKSFIVLASKTPLRNLDDESVGLVGAYIDITERKAAEERLNGLAKIQAECPSEIYVFDMRTFELLEVNHAACQNLLVDESGYRGKTLLSFLDESNGKRLKEHLMPIIDGEAVEAEYESIHVRSDGTQYPVHVRTLTIEHKSEQVFVACATDMTVYKKLENKLLQAQKLESIGQLAAGIAHEINTPMQCIGGNIDFLQEHSDRLLTVADTFRGLLEMSPEDREDRLGNVAEILATNRFDFIRSQFPMAIEETSTAAKRVVEIVRAMRVMSHPGSQSKSDTDINTLIRDSSILSRNRWKCVAEVELSLDSNLPTIDALPAELSQVFLNLIINAADAIGEVTNNGSSGMGKIEVATRFDEQHVFIEIRDDGPGMSDEVKTKAFEPFFTTKEVGKGTGQGLSITYDVVTKLHGGTVEIHSELGEGTLFTLSLPRQIDRPEKSNKPIAAVSGTGVPSESASAIV, from the coding sequence GTGCGTTGGCTCAGTGCCACCGCGGTGTGCAGCGGCATTCTGTTCTTTGTCATCGCGACCGCTCTGCTGAATTGGCACGAAGACAGTCGCGCAAAAGCAAACGCGATCGAAGCCCAAGTCAATGATGCGCGATTGGCGATGAGCCGAGCAACAGTCAGCCGCAACAACGAAGCAACCGAACTACTCTCGGAATCAAATGACTCCGGCACAGACGACACGGACCATCGACAAGATAACTGGCAAGAGGAACTCTCACTGGTCCAAAACACCTGCGACTCTCTCAATACCTCGCTTTGTCTTACAGGTGAAGAGCGGCTTCAAATCACAACCGAACCGCTCAAGGATTGGAGCGTCAAAGCGGAAGCCTGGAAAAGTCGTCACGCTTATCTCACCGCGACGGCTCAACGACGTTTTGCTGAATTGGATTCGACCCTCGCTGATCTGTTGCAAACAGCTGACAAGCAACGTGGCATTCAACGTCTTCGTTTGGCACTTGGATTGCGAAGTCATCTTTCCGAAAATCCAAAGCCAATCGCGGAAATTTTGAAGGACTGTGCCGGTTCGACACTGACCAACCAACTCAGTGGCGACATCAAACAACTTCGTTTTCACCTTAGCCAATTGATGACGACTCCCAACGTCGACCAACTGGCTGACATGGGCGAAAATCAAATTCGCCCACTCTTGCTACGCCTGAAGGCAGCGACCGAAGAGCTTGGAAAACTGGACGTGGTCGAGCGGATTGAGGCCACAATCTTCAATCCACTGTCCAATCGCGTTGCAGACGATGCAACGATGGACAACCAAAACCTTCAGTCGCCCGGACTACTTGCTTTGCAATTCGCACTGGCGGAAAGCCGGTCGGAGCGTCAACGCCTCAGCGAACTTGCGACCGAGCACGCGAACGTGCTGGATCAACAGCGAAGCAAGCTCGCAATAGCCGGAATGGTGCTGAAAAACCAATATACCGAAAGCTTTGCCCGAGCACTTCGAACCGTCTGGGGAATCAACCTCGCCTCGGGAGCGATCTTGGGATTGGTATTCCTCATTCTCACTCGAAAAGTATCGCAGGACATCGCAGTCCAAGTCGACGCGATTGACAAAACGGCAACCGATTTAGCGAACGAGCAACTCTTTCTCGGCTCCGTGCTTTCCAACTTGCCCATCCCTCTGTACTGGAAAGACAAAGCGGGGGTCTACCAGGGATGCAGTCGCTCATTCGCGGAATGGATGGGATTATCATCGGAAGCGGACATCGTGGGAAAAACCGACGTTGAACTTCCGTGGAAGACCGAAACTCGTGAACACAAAAACGTGCTCGAGGAATCGATCATGTATTTCGGGATTCCCATCAAGAACCAGGAGATGGCAAAGCAACGTTCCGATGGGAAATCATTCATCGTGTTGGCCAGCAAGACTCCGCTGCGCAACCTCGACGACGAGAGCGTCGGTTTGGTCGGAGCCTACATCGACATTACCGAACGGAAAGCGGCCGAAGAGCGACTCAATGGCTTGGCCAAAATCCAAGCTGAATGTCCAAGCGAAATTTACGTGTTCGACATGCGGACCTTTGAATTACTGGAGGTCAATCACGCTGCCTGTCAAAATTTGCTCGTCGATGAATCTGGATACCGCGGCAAAACACTCTTGAGCTTCTTGGATGAATCCAATGGCAAGCGATTGAAAGAGCATCTCATGCCCATCATCGACGGTGAGGCGGTCGAAGCAGAATACGAGTCAATTCACGTTCGATCCGACGGGACACAATATCCCGTCCATGTTCGAACTCTCACGATCGAACACAAATCGGAACAGGTTTTTGTTGCTTGTGCGACGGACATGACGGTCTACAAAAAACTTGAGAACAAGCTGCTTCAAGCACAAAAGCTAGAGTCCATCGGACAACTCGCTGCCGGTATCGCACACGAAATCAACACACCGATGCAGTGCATCGGCGGCAACATTGATTTCCTGCAAGAACACTCCGATCGGTTGCTAACCGTTGCGGACACATTCCGAGGATTGCTGGAGATGAGCCCGGAAGACCGGGAAGATCGATTGGGAAATGTGGCGGAGATCCTCGCGACAAATCGTTTCGACTTCATTCGTTCGCAGTTCCCCATGGCGATCGAAGAGACTTCAACCGCGGCCAAACGAGTCGTCGAAATCGTTCGAGCGATGAGGGTCATGTCTCATCCAGGATCACAATCCAAAAGCGACACCGACATCAACACGCTGATTCGCGATTCGAGCATTCTCAGCCGCAACCGGTGGAAGTGTGTCGCCGAAGTTGAACTCTCACTTGATAGCAACCTTCCAACAATCGATGCCTTGCCGGCTGAACTCAGTCAGGTATTCCTGAATTTGATCATCAATGCGGCGGACGCCATCGGCGAAGTGACCAACAATGGATCTTCAGGCATGGGCAAAATCGAAGTGGCAACCAGATTCGACGAACAACACGTATTCATCGAAATTCGTGACGATGGCCCCGGCATGTCTGACGAAGTCAAAACAAAAGCATTTGAGCCATTCTTCACAACGAAGGAAGTTGGCAAAGGCACCGGCCAAGGATTGTCGATCACCTATGACGTCGTCACCAAATTGCATGGCGGGACGGTGGAGATCCACAGCGAACTTGGCGAAGGGACTTTGTTCACGCTCAGCCTGCCACGTCAAATCGATCGCCCGGAAAAGTCCAACAAACCAATCGCCGCCGTTTCAGGAACAGGCGTTCCGAGTGAGTCGGCATCCGCCATCGTTTGA
- a CDS encoding ATP-dependent zinc protease family protein yields MTNDPSPHQPETEFTGSKLLPTDPLVVIGWREWVGLPELKVRHVKAKIDTGARSSSLHAFDVETYFENDVERVRFSIHPVQRRDDLHIEADVPILERRHVRSSNGNVSERIVIRTALEILRRRVMVDLTLANRDSMGFRMLVGREAIRNRFLVDSAASFLAGRRRRKRPNGTEPPLN; encoded by the coding sequence ATGACAAACGATCCTAGCCCTCATCAGCCTGAAACGGAATTCACCGGCTCGAAACTACTGCCAACAGACCCGTTGGTCGTAATTGGGTGGCGTGAATGGGTTGGATTGCCAGAGTTAAAAGTTCGTCACGTCAAAGCCAAAATCGACACGGGTGCACGATCCAGTTCGCTGCACGCGTTTGATGTGGAAACGTATTTCGAGAACGATGTGGAGCGTGTTCGCTTCTCCATTCACCCCGTCCAGCGCCGTGACGACCTGCATATCGAAGCCGATGTGCCGATTTTGGAACGTCGACATGTCCGCAGCAGCAACGGCAACGTCAGCGAACGAATCGTGATTCGCACCGCACTGGAAATCTTACGACGCCGAGTGATGGTGGATTTGACTCTCGCCAATCGTGACTCGATGGGTTTTCGTATGTTGGTGGGCCGCGAAGCAATTCGAAATCGATTCTTGGTCGATTCCGCCGCATCGTTTTTGGCTGGCCGCAGAAGACGCAAACGTCCCAATGGGACGGAACCACCATTGAACTGA